From the Vicia villosa cultivar HV-30 ecotype Madison, WI unplaced genomic scaffold, Vvil1.0 ctg.002082F_1_1, whole genome shotgun sequence genome, one window contains:
- the LOC131637773 gene encoding uncharacterized acetyltransferase At3g50280-like, which yields MSPVQILSSTTVHAPNHPNHHTLDLTPWDLQFLPFEYNQLGYLYHHPKNLDTSNQIQHLKNSLSSTLDFLHPLTGRLNITHYEHNTISCSINCNNQGALFVHAMAKNIRVADVFETTIPPVHHSFYAQSQFKNYHGTSQPLLAVQVTELVDGIFIGCTINHVSGDGNLFAYFINSWARFSKGCCVKMSTDTLPIFDRWFPKGIEYPIRFPFTIDAQSNPPERILNPPERIFRFTKENIAKLKFKANLEAGVKPRLIPPLPENYYGVAVIDRVVTMKAGELLGDRGLGKGALEMNKMISLHNDEKLKSEYENWSRKPSFTVTPDDATSVNSLVIGSSPWFEFYESDFGWGKPVGVRSGYESKRNGKVYVFGCVEKGDMELEVCQPYEILEAMGNDPEFIMSQPNVTSKL from the exons ATGAGTCCCGTACAAATCCTTTCCTCCACCACAGTCCATGCACCAAATCACCCAAATCACCACACACTCGATCTAACTCCATGGGATCTTCAATTCCTCCCATTTGAATACAATCAATTGGGTTATCTTTATCACCACCCTAAAAACTTAGATACATCTAATCAAATCCAGCACCTCAAAAACTCGCTTTCCTCTACCCTTGATTTTCTCCATCCCCTCACAGGTCGTCTCAACATCACACATTATGAACACAACACTATCTCCTGCTCTATCAACTGCAACAACCAAGGTGCACTGTTTGTCCATGCTATGGCAAAAAATATTAGAGTTGCTGATGTTTTTGAAACCACTATCCCTCCTGTTCATCACTCGTTTTACGCACAGAGCCAATTTAAAAACTACCACGGGACATCGCAACCGTTACTTGCCGTTCAAGTTACGGAGTTGGTGGACGGTATCTTCATTGGATGCACAATTAACCATGTATCCGGTGATGGTAATTTGTTTGCGTATTTTATTAATTCCTGGGCGAGATTCTCGAAAGGTTGTTGTGTTAAAATGTCCACAGACACACTTCCGATATTTGATCGATGGTTTCCGAAAGGTATTGAATATCCCATTCGATTTCCTTTTACTATAGATGCGCAAAGTAATCCTCCGGAAAGAATATTGAACCCTCCGGAGAGAATATTTCGTTTCACAAAAGAGAATATTGCGAAACTAAAATTCAAAGCTAACTTAGAGGCAG GTGTTAAACCGAGATTGATTCCTCCGTTGCCGGAGAATTATTATGGCGTTGCTGTGATAGACCGCGTGGTTACCATGAAAGCTGGTGAATTGTTGGGAGATCGCGGACTTGGTAAAGGTGCATTGGAGATGAATAAGATGATTTCTTTGCACAATGATGAGAAGTTGAAAAGTGAGTATGAGAATTGGTCAAGAAAACCGAGTTTTACTGTGACCCCTGATGATGCAACGAGTGTTAATTCATTGGTGATTGGTAGTTCACCTTGGTTTGAATTTTATGAGAGTGATTTTGGATGGGGAAAACCCGTGGGGGTGAGAAGTGGATATGAAAGTAAAAGAAATGGAAAGGTTTATGTGTTTGGATGTGTAGAAAAAGGTGATATGGAGCTTGAAGTGTGTCAACCTTACGAAATTTTGGAGGCAATGGGAAATGATCCTGAGTTTATAATGTCTCAACCTAATGTTACTTCTAAGTTATAA